A portion of the Marinobacter alexandrii genome contains these proteins:
- the chrA gene encoding chromate efflux transporter, with amino-acid sequence MSIRRVRNIIFLKDVSVLSLTAFGGPQGHFGMFLDLLVGKRAYLTEEDLIELYALCQILPGPTSTQTITALGYKIGGPNLAYLTLLVWMLPAVSIMTALAIFVSSAQNMNVSLDFLRFIEPIAVGIVTYSSYKIAVKVVNTKVGFGLMIFSAAASFTLKSPYAFPILIILGGLATTWKYKKQPIEEKEKISINWSNLILWISVLIAAAVLGGVTQFQSIKIFENFYRNGSLIFGGGQVLVPLLYTEFVEFKDYLSSQEFISGYGFVQAIPGPVFSFSAYVGALSAREFGAGAQILNAGAAAAGIFLPGTFLIFFIIRFWEQLKKYRIVKASLEGITAVSAGMVIAAAFLLFMPMEFKTINFILLFGTVGMMHFTKVPTPIIIIVGLVFGIIIA; translated from the coding sequence ATGTCGATTAGACGCGTTAGAAATATCATTTTCCTCAAGGATGTGTCAGTCCTGTCCCTTACAGCCTTTGGAGGACCGCAAGGGCACTTTGGAATGTTTCTTGATTTGCTCGTTGGAAAGAGGGCATACTTGACTGAGGAGGATTTAATTGAACTATATGCACTGTGTCAAATATTACCTGGACCCACATCCACACAAACCATAACGGCTCTCGGGTATAAAATAGGCGGACCCAATTTAGCTTACCTCACGCTTTTAGTTTGGATGCTCCCCGCAGTATCCATTATGACAGCATTAGCCATTTTCGTTTCATCGGCACAAAACATGAACGTCTCTCTTGACTTTCTTCGATTTATAGAACCAATTGCAGTAGGTATTGTCACATATTCGTCATATAAGATTGCGGTAAAGGTGGTGAATACTAAAGTTGGTTTTGGCTTAATGATCTTTTCTGCTGCTGCATCTTTCACTCTTAAAAGCCCATATGCTTTTCCTATTTTGATTATTCTAGGTGGGCTAGCTACTACATGGAAGTATAAAAAACAGCCAATTGAAGAAAAGGAGAAAATAAGCATCAACTGGTCAAATCTTATTCTCTGGATTTCAGTCCTAATAGCTGCGGCAGTACTTGGGGGAGTCACACAATTTCAGTCAATAAAGATATTTGAGAATTTTTATAGGAATGGAAGCTTAATTTTTGGTGGTGGGCAGGTTCTGGTGCCGCTTCTTTATACAGAATTCGTTGAGTTTAAAGACTACTTAAGTTCGCAAGAGTTTATTTCAGGGTATGGATTTGTTCAGGCTATACCTGGTCCTGTATTTTCATTTAGTGCTTATGTGGGAGCGCTGAGTGCAAGAGAATTTGGTGCTGGTGCGCAAATACTCAATGCAGGAGCAGCTGCTGCAGGAATATTCTTGCCAGGCACGTTTCTGATTTTCTTTATTATCAGATTTTGGGAACAGCTAAAAAAATATAGAATTGTAAAAGCCTCTTTAGAAGGAATTACCGCAGTGAGTGCTGGGATGGTAATTGCAGCGGCCTTTTTACTTTTTATGCCGATGGAGTTCAAGACGATAAACTTCATTCTTCTATTTGGCACAGTTGGGATGATGCACTTTACTAAGGTCCCTACACCTATCATCATCATTGTAGGACTTGTGTTTGGAATTATTATTGCATAA
- a CDS encoding OmpH family outer membrane protein: MKVRMLLSTALAVIGFGVMAQLKIGYTNVEYVLSLMPEAKQIESELAAYDKQLSSQLEAKYADYQAKVADYQQNAEGYTEVVRADKESEIVNLQTSIQEFEQNAQNSMVNKRNQLLQPAFEKIGTAIEQISKENGYSHVFNMTAGGQSILLYAREEDNVTNIVLKKLGINPPADN; this comes from the coding sequence ATGAAAGTTAGAATGTTACTAAGTACTGCCCTTGCTGTAATCGGTTTTGGAGTAATGGCGCAGTTAAAAATAGGCTATACAAATGTAGAGTACGTTTTGAGCCTAATGCCTGAGGCAAAACAAATTGAAAGCGAATTAGCTGCGTATGATAAGCAATTATCTTCTCAACTAGAAGCAAAATATGCTGACTATCAGGCAAAAGTTGCCGATTATCAGCAAAATGCTGAAGGTTATACGGAAGTTGTAAGAGCTGATAAAGAGAGCGAAATCGTAAACCTTCAAACTTCTATCCAAGAGTTTGAGCAAAACGCGCAGAACTCCATGGTTAACAAAAGAAACCAACTTCTTCAGCCCGCTTTTGAAAAAATTGGAACGGCTATTGAGCAAATCTCCAAAGAAAACGGATACTCCCATGTTTTTAACATGACTGCCGGTGGACAAAGCATTCTTTTATATGCGCGAGAAGAAGACAATGTGACGAATATCGTATTGAAGAAACTAGGTATTAATCCTCCTGCTGATAACTAA
- a CDS encoding OmpH family outer membrane protein — protein MKKIFLLLFGLFCVSATFAQKFGYVDTQYILEKMPEYKDAQAEIEKLAKGWEVEIQDLYQQVEAMEVELKAEEVLLTKEMWEDRNAEIERKWKEVKEFQQSIFGFDGLYFLKKKELVKPVQDQVFEAVERVAKNNRLQIVFDKSGDLVMIYTDPVHDYTDFVLEDLGLVENQSVNNN, from the coding sequence ATGAAAAAGATATTTCTATTGCTATTTGGACTGTTTTGCGTCAGTGCTACATTTGCGCAAAAATTTGGGTATGTAGACACTCAATACATTTTGGAAAAAATGCCTGAGTATAAAGATGCTCAAGCAGAAATTGAGAAGCTCGCTAAAGGTTGGGAAGTTGAAATTCAAGATTTGTATCAACAGGTAGAGGCTATGGAAGTGGAGTTGAAGGCGGAAGAAGTACTTCTGACAAAGGAGATGTGGGAGGATAGGAATGCTGAAATTGAGCGTAAATGGAAAGAGGTGAAAGAGTTTCAACAATCGATTTTTGGATTTGACGGTCTTTATTTCTTAAAAAAGAAAGAGTTGGTAAAACCAGTACAAGACCAGGTATTTGAAGCTGTTGAACGTGTGGCTAAGAATAATCGACTCCAAATTGTCTTCGATAAGTCCGGAGATCTTGTGATGATCTACACTGATCCAGTCCATGATTATACTGATTTCGTACTGGAAGATCTGGGATTGGTAGAAAATCAGAGTGTTAATAATAATTGA
- a CDS encoding POTRA domain-containing protein, translating into MKKTLLIAVCFLTIFEVQSQVVFGRDQNNPGSGLSINYSSPKEYEIADIEVRGVQYLDNNALISLSGLRVGDKIKVPGDEITTAIKKLWNQGIIGNVSIYASKVEGDKIWLVIELTERPRLTKYIIEGVSKTKQGEIEEKIGLIRGKVLTDVVIKNTELAVRSYMESKGFLNADVKVFQQGDTVLRNSAYLKVVIDQGQKVKIRNIRFDGNEQFTSKKLRSKMKGVGMIPKFSLPTEIIETTAKLMWPPNLISFIKGSKKTSKEEAREYLATHVNLNFFKSAKFVKDDYEEDKNNIISFYNSKGYRDAEIVLDTIYDISNKYMNIDISLAEGNKYYFRDVSWSGNYIYTDEQLQRILGIGKGDVYDLDLVNKKLNFNPNGPDISSLYMDDGYLFFNINPVEIRVSEDSIDLEMRIYEGAQATIDKVYISGNDKTNDHVILRALWTRPGDKFSRAQLIRTQQELSQLGYFDPEQVNPLPIPDPINETVDIEWQLVERSNDQIELSGGWGGAFGFVGTFGVTFNNFSVRNITKPENWRGLPVGDGQSLSVRFQANGRNFQSYSFSFVEPWLGGRNPNSFGLSYSKSIQRSINRFTNETFGSLKVTGISASLGRRVKWPDDYFTVSTGLSYQRYDLFQFQSRALGFQTGAANSFTFNTSLSRNTVNNPMYPRNGSSISLSASFTPPYSLWRNLDYENAEPEERFKWLEYHKWNFDTKYFLTLTGKLVLSARAHFGYLGTYTSKTGVGPFERFQLGGDGLTGQNFLLGTDVVGLRGYPNNSITPFDQENNIEGGTLFNKYVMEVRYPISLAQSATIYALTFVEGGNNWDRFAEFNPYNIKKSAGIGLRIFMPAFGLMGIDWAYGFDRVPGSFENSGPQFHFSIGQQIR; encoded by the coding sequence ATGAAAAAAACATTATTGATAGCTGTTTGCTTTTTGACAATATTTGAAGTCCAATCACAGGTAGTCTTTGGAAGAGATCAAAATAATCCTGGAAGTGGGCTTTCAATAAACTATTCAAGCCCGAAAGAGTACGAAATAGCTGATATTGAGGTTAGAGGAGTCCAATACCTTGACAATAATGCGCTGATTTCATTGTCTGGTCTAAGGGTGGGAGATAAGATCAAAGTCCCGGGTGATGAAATCACTACAGCAATTAAGAAACTTTGGAATCAGGGAATTATAGGAAATGTATCCATTTATGCTTCGAAAGTAGAAGGGGATAAAATTTGGTTAGTTATCGAACTTACTGAGCGCCCAAGGTTGACAAAGTACATCATTGAAGGTGTTAGTAAAACAAAGCAAGGGGAGATAGAGGAAAAAATAGGATTGATTAGGGGAAAAGTATTAACTGATGTAGTCATTAAGAATACCGAACTAGCAGTAAGGAGCTATATGGAAAGCAAGGGTTTCTTGAATGCTGACGTTAAAGTTTTTCAACAAGGCGATACAGTACTTCGAAATAGTGCTTATCTGAAAGTCGTCATTGATCAAGGCCAAAAAGTAAAAATTAGGAATATCCGCTTTGACGGGAATGAGCAGTTTACTTCAAAAAAGCTCAGATCTAAAATGAAAGGGGTTGGAATGATCCCTAAGTTTTCATTACCTACCGAGATCATTGAAACCACAGCAAAACTCATGTGGCCTCCAAATCTAATCTCATTCATAAAAGGCTCGAAGAAAACCTCGAAAGAAGAGGCACGAGAATATCTTGCAACACATGTAAACTTAAATTTCTTTAAGTCTGCCAAGTTTGTCAAAGATGATTACGAAGAGGACAAAAATAATATCATTAGTTTTTATAATTCAAAAGGATATAGAGATGCAGAAATTGTTTTAGATACCATATACGATATCTCAAATAAGTACATGAATATTGATATCTCCTTAGCTGAAGGTAACAAATATTATTTCAGGGATGTATCATGGAGTGGAAACTATATCTACACAGATGAACAGTTACAGCGTATTCTTGGAATCGGAAAGGGTGATGTATACGATCTTGACTTAGTAAATAAAAAGCTAAACTTCAATCCTAATGGGCCTGATATCAGCTCTTTGTATATGGATGATGGATATCTTTTCTTCAATATAAATCCAGTGGAAATTCGAGTTTCAGAGGATTCGATTGATTTAGAAATGAGAATCTATGAAGGTGCTCAAGCCACAATTGACAAGGTTTATATAAGTGGAAACGATAAAACCAATGACCATGTAATACTAAGAGCTCTATGGACTAGGCCAGGTGATAAATTTAGTAGAGCGCAGCTTATCAGGACACAGCAAGAACTTTCCCAGTTAGGATATTTTGACCCAGAACAAGTAAATCCTCTTCCGATACCTGATCCAATCAATGAAACAGTAGATATTGAGTGGCAATTAGTAGAGCGATCAAATGATCAAATTGAACTCTCTGGTGGATGGGGTGGAGCGTTTGGCTTTGTTGGGACATTTGGAGTAACATTTAATAATTTCTCTGTAAGAAATATTACCAAACCGGAAAACTGGAGAGGTTTACCTGTAGGAGATGGACAAAGTCTCTCGGTAAGATTCCAGGCAAACGGTAGAAATTTTCAGAGTTACTCCTTCAGTTTCGTAGAACCATGGCTAGGCGGAAGAAATCCAAACTCTTTTGGTCTTAGCTACAGCAAATCAATCCAACGCTCAATTAATCGTTTTACGAATGAGACTTTTGGATCTTTGAAAGTAACAGGAATTTCCGCCTCGTTAGGAAGAAGGGTAAAGTGGCCTGATGATTATTTCACAGTAAGCACCGGTCTTTCCTACCAGAGATATGACCTATTCCAATTCCAAAGTAGAGCCCTTGGATTCCAAACGGGTGCTGCGAATAGCTTTACATTCAATACCTCATTATCAAGAAATACGGTTAATAACCCAATGTACCCTAGAAATGGATCAAGTATTTCGTTAAGTGCTTCCTTTACTCCCCCATATTCCCTTTGGAGAAATCTTGATTATGAAAATGCTGAACCAGAAGAGCGATTTAAATGGCTAGAATATCATAAATGGAATTTTGACACCAAATATTTCTTAACACTTACTGGAAAACTCGTTCTTTCTGCCCGAGCACATTTTGGGTATTTGGGCACCTATACCAGCAAAACAGGTGTTGGGCCTTTTGAACGATTCCAGCTAGGAGGCGATGGTCTCACTGGTCAAAACTTCTTATTAGGAACAGATGTGGTCGGCTTAAGAGGCTATCCGAACAATTCTATTACACCATTCGATCAAGAAAATAACATTGAAGGCGGAACACTTTTCAATAAGTATGTAATGGAAGTAAGATATCCTATTTCACTTGCTCAATCTGCTACTATTTATGCATTAACCTTTGTAGAAGGAGGAAACAACTGGGATCGCTTTGCAGAATTTAACCCATACAACATAAAAAAATCTGCAGGTATAGGCCTTAGAATCTTCATGCCAGCGTTTGGGCTTATGGGGATTGATTGGGCTTACGGTTTTGATAGAGTTCCTGGAAGCTTTGAAAATTCAGGTCCACAATTCCACTTCTCTATTGGTCAGCAGATTCGTTAA
- a CDS encoding isoprenyl transferase, protein MDFSKIVLEELKNQIELKKVPEHIAIIMDGNGRWAQRQGVKRIFGHQNAIEAVRDATEGAAELGVKHLTLYAFSTENWDRPKYEVDGLMTLLVNTIKDELHTLQKNKIKLLAIGDISGLPVNAQKKLKEASDLTNENDGMELILALNYSGKWDIVNAVNKLIEQGKSIVESTDIDHNLSTANIPDPDLLIRTSGEMRISNFLLWQLAYTELHFTDVLWPDFRKKDLYEAIVSYQRRERRFGKTSDQVKA, encoded by the coding sequence GTGGACTTTTCGAAAATTGTGTTGGAAGAACTAAAGAATCAAATAGAGCTTAAAAAAGTGCCCGAACATATCGCCATAATAATGGATGGTAATGGGAGATGGGCCCAACGCCAAGGAGTCAAGCGAATTTTTGGGCATCAAAATGCAATTGAAGCAGTAAGGGATGCTACTGAAGGAGCTGCTGAGCTAGGAGTAAAACATCTTACACTATATGCTTTCTCTACTGAAAATTGGGATCGCCCAAAATACGAAGTAGATGGCCTCATGACTCTTTTAGTCAACACCATAAAAGATGAATTACATACGCTTCAGAAGAATAAAATTAAGCTCTTGGCAATAGGGGATATATCAGGGCTTCCGGTTAATGCTCAAAAGAAGTTGAAGGAAGCAAGTGATTTAACAAATGAAAATGATGGTATGGAACTTATCCTAGCCCTTAATTATTCAGGAAAGTGGGATATCGTAAATGCTGTGAATAAGCTTATTGAACAAGGTAAATCCATTGTAGAGAGCACGGATATTGATCACAATTTATCCACAGCAAATATTCCAGACCCTGATCTGCTTATTAGAACTAGCGGAGAAATGAGGATAAGTAATTTTCTACTTTGGCAGCTGGCCTATACAGAATTACATTTTACAGATGTACTTTGGCCCGATTTTAGAAAAAAAGATCTTTATGAAGCAATCGTATCGTATCAACGACGCGAAAGAAGATTTGGAAAGACAAGTGATCAAGTGAAAGCATGA
- a CDS encoding DUF6089 family protein, translating into MRKLIPIFFVIISLSSSAQFMEFGGGLGTMNYSGDLVRGYSFSTSSLAGTAFYRMNFSEILTIKLALTVGKVRGSETPIDAFAIQRDHAFNSTILEVSSVFEYHFLDFKSENSRVNYSPYIFGGIGFINFSDAPADEGVGKIQPVLPVGVGFKYLIQKKYTIGFEAGARKTFFDYLDGISDGDQAIKDYQYGNPKDDDWYFFTGLSFSITLFNIPCPFPYRPNQSILSR; encoded by the coding sequence TTGCGAAAACTTATTCCCATCTTCTTTGTCATCATAAGTTTAAGCTCTTCAGCTCAATTCATGGAGTTTGGCGGTGGGCTTGGAACCATGAATTACTCGGGAGATTTGGTAAGAGGGTATAGTTTCAGTACTTCTTCGTTAGCAGGAACAGCTTTTTATCGGATGAATTTTTCAGAAATACTAACCATTAAGTTAGCACTCACTGTTGGAAAAGTAAGAGGATCTGAAACACCCATAGATGCTTTCGCAATACAACGTGATCATGCTTTTAACTCAACAATCTTAGAAGTTTCTTCCGTTTTTGAATATCACTTCTTGGATTTCAAGTCCGAAAATTCAAGAGTCAACTATTCTCCATATATATTTGGAGGGATCGGTTTCATTAATTTTAGTGATGCACCTGCAGACGAAGGTGTTGGAAAAATACAGCCTGTACTCCCGGTAGGTGTAGGATTTAAATATCTGATCCAAAAAAAATATACTATTGGGTTTGAAGCAGGTGCTAGAAAAACTTTTTTCGATTATCTAGATGGTATTTCTGATGGGGATCAAGCAATCAAAGATTATCAATATGGCAATCCTAAAGATGATGATTGGTATTTTTTTACAGGGCTTTCTTTCAGTATTACGCTATTCAATATCCCATGTCCTTTCCCATACCGACCTAACCAATCCATTCTTTCACGTTAA
- a CDS encoding NAD kinase, protein MKKIVLHGLAVESHSEKYLIQIIDRLQKENVDIKYTSIFHSRNMELINDSKSIIDSSSSDLDAVFSLGGDGTFLESLLWVGDTEVPILGINMGRLGFLASIAKEYIKESLYLLFNGEYEIESRSLLSLETNMDLFQGKTYALNECAILRKDTSSMIMIKCYINDQYLNTYWADGLMVSTPTGSTGYSLSCGGPLMMPDSKDFIITPVSPHNLNVRPLIVSDHSELKFQIETRDRNFLISLDSRSETIENDVDIVVKKADFQAKLIRIEGINFPDTIRNKLGWGFDKRN, encoded by the coding sequence ATGAAAAAGATTGTCTTGCATGGACTAGCTGTTGAGTCACATTCAGAGAAATACTTGATACAGATTATTGATCGCCTTCAAAAAGAAAATGTAGATATCAAATATACCTCCATATTTCATTCACGAAATATGGAGCTTATTAATGACTCTAAAAGCATTATTGATAGCTCCTCATCCGATTTAGATGCAGTTTTCAGTCTTGGTGGTGACGGTACCTTTCTCGAATCTTTGCTTTGGGTTGGTGATACAGAAGTACCAATTTTGGGAATTAACATGGGACGTCTTGGGTTTTTGGCATCCATCGCGAAGGAATACATAAAAGAATCTCTTTACCTTTTGTTTAATGGAGAGTATGAAATAGAAAGTCGATCATTGCTATCTCTTGAAACGAATATGGACCTCTTCCAAGGCAAGACATATGCCTTAAACGAATGCGCCATTTTAAGAAAAGATACTTCTTCCATGATCATGATTAAATGTTATATCAATGATCAATATTTAAATACCTATTGGGCAGATGGTTTGATGGTATCAACACCTACAGGATCCACAGGATATTCCTTAAGCTGTGGAGGACCCCTCATGATGCCTGATTCAAAAGACTTTATCATCACTCCTGTCAGTCCTCATAATTTGAATGTGAGACCTCTTATAGTTTCAGATCACTCTGAGCTCAAATTTCAAATTGAAACCCGAGATAGAAATTTCCTCATATCACTTGATTCAAGATCCGAAACAATTGAAAACGACGTAGATATAGTAGTCAAAAAAGCTGATTTTCAAGCAAAGCTTATTCGTATTGAAGGCATTAATTTTCCAGATACTATTAGGAATAAGCTTGGTTGGGGGTTTGATAAGAGGAATTGA
- a CDS encoding CBS domain-containing protein has product MIAEQLINYMIPPLKPSDDIARAKQWMDEFRVKELPVVHDNKLLGFVSEELLYDSEIMHPEVGKYPLIGQDCVVKASNHYYDILKVQNEHQMEVVAVLSQEEFKGVVLISDILKEFAKTAIVNSVGAIVTLQTSLNDYSLSEISRIVEMNGSTVLGANIKPDFEDPSLIEIVLRINHQDVNQIATGLSKSGYKVTSSFNTEDNSFDEKDRFGLLMKFLDP; this is encoded by the coding sequence ATGATTGCAGAACAGCTTATAAATTATATGATACCTCCATTAAAGCCCAGCGATGATATTGCTCGAGCAAAACAGTGGATGGATGAGTTTCGTGTCAAAGAACTTCCAGTTGTTCATGACAATAAACTCCTTGGTTTCGTATCTGAAGAATTACTTTATGATTCTGAAATCATGCATCCTGAAGTGGGGAAATATCCGCTTATTGGTCAAGACTGTGTAGTCAAAGCTTCAAATCACTATTATGATATCCTTAAGGTTCAGAATGAACATCAAATGGAGGTAGTGGCTGTCCTGAGTCAGGAGGAATTTAAAGGAGTCGTACTTATTTCTGACATTTTAAAGGAATTTGCTAAGACAGCAATTGTTAACTCAGTTGGTGCAATAGTTACACTTCAGACAAGCTTAAATGATTATTCGCTTTCTGAAATCTCTCGAATTGTAGAAATGAATGGTTCCACGGTTCTAGGAGCTAACATCAAACCTGATTTTGAGGATCCTTCACTAATAGAGATAGTCTTACGGATCAATCATCAAGATGTAAATCAAATAGCAACGGGGCTTTCAAAAAGCGGTTATAAAGTCACTTCATCATTCAACACTGAAGATAATTCATTTGATGAAAAGGATCGGTTTGGGCTACTTATGAAATTTCTCGATCCATGA
- a CDS encoding CvpA family protein, translating into MSTFDLVLIILLGIGTFKGYGRGFIVEIFSFIAFFVGLYLALELTIPVSNELFGGSNYFEIASIFVFIVLFIFLSMAIKVGAKALKNAIDMTLFGSLDNIAGAVIGILKWAFVLSVIFWVFESVGFDLTDRYADETILFPYIVHIAPAVFEWLSYILPFLKDMIDSLENMPKKNNTFMTFLIVL; encoded by the coding sequence TTGAGCACTTTCGATCTGGTATTAATCATCCTTTTAGGGATTGGCACATTTAAAGGCTATGGAAGAGGGTTTATTGTTGAAATATTTTCCTTCATTGCTTTTTTTGTAGGACTGTACCTAGCCCTCGAGCTTACTATTCCAGTGTCAAATGAATTATTCGGTGGCTCAAATTATTTTGAGATTGCCTCCATTTTTGTATTCATCGTTCTTTTCATCTTCCTGAGTATGGCAATTAAGGTAGGAGCAAAAGCTCTAAAGAATGCGATTGATATGACTCTTTTTGGATCCTTAGACAACATTGCAGGTGCAGTGATAGGAATACTTAAATGGGCTTTTGTACTCAGTGTAATCTTCTGGGTGTTTGAGTCAGTAGGATTTGATCTAACTGACCGCTATGCGGACGAAACTATCCTTTTTCCGTATATTGTACATATCGCACCAGCAGTCTTCGAATGGCTTAGTTATATTCTTCCTTTTTTAAAGGATATGATTGATTCACTAGAAAACATGCCAAAGAAGAACAACACATTTATGACCTTCTTAATCGTTTTGTAA
- a CDS encoding GatB/YqeY domain-containing protein encodes MSLKTTIESEIKQAMLSKDKDRLRALRAIKSQILLAETEKGSEGELSEDAELKLLTKAAKQRKDSIEVFEQQGRDDLSATEKSELTVIESFLPKQLSEAEVETEVKAIISETGATGPQDMGKVMGVATKKLAGKADGKMISSLAKKLLS; translated from the coding sequence ATGAGTTTAAAAACTACCATTGAATCAGAAATAAAGCAGGCAATGCTTAGCAAAGACAAGGATCGTCTTAGAGCGTTGAGAGCCATAAAGTCTCAAATTCTTTTAGCAGAAACAGAAAAAGGCTCTGAAGGTGAACTTTCAGAAGATGCTGAACTAAAACTGTTGACTAAAGCCGCTAAACAAAGAAAAGACTCTATAGAAGTTTTCGAACAACAAGGAAGAGATGATCTGTCAGCAACGGAAAAATCTGAACTTACTGTCATTGAAAGTTTTCTACCTAAGCAGCTAAGCGAAGCAGAAGTTGAGACAGAAGTAAAAGCGATAATATCTGAGACTGGAGCGACCGGTCCACAAGATATGGGTAAAGTCATGGGAGTGGCAACAAAAAAATTAGCTGGAAAGGCTGACGGAAAAATGATTTCTTCGTTAGCTAAAAAACTTCTGAGCTAG
- a CDS encoding pyridoxine 5'-phosphate synthase, whose product MTQLSVNINKIATLRNARGGDNPSVVQVAKDCERFGAQGITVHPRPDERHITKQDVYDLKEVVTTEFNIEGYPDERFMKIIEEVRPTQATLVPDPPNVLTSNAGWDTLKNERMLSEIIDQLKKWGIRSSIFIEPNISMMDGAKLCGTDRVELYTEMYASSFLQSHERAIKEYKNSADHANSIGLGVNAGHDLDLKNISFLKRELPYLKEVSIGHALVCDALYYGLENTIQMYIRELDR is encoded by the coding sequence ATGACCCAACTAAGTGTAAATATCAATAAGATCGCAACACTAAGAAATGCACGTGGAGGCGATAATCCTAGTGTAGTGCAAGTTGCTAAAGATTGTGAGAGATTTGGTGCACAAGGTATCACGGTTCATCCAAGACCGGATGAACGGCACATTACCAAGCAAGATGTCTATGATCTTAAGGAAGTGGTAACTACTGAATTCAACATAGAAGGATATCCAGACGAACGCTTTATGAAAATAATTGAAGAGGTACGACCAACTCAAGCCACTCTTGTGCCTGATCCGCCAAACGTGCTTACTTCTAATGCCGGATGGGATACCTTGAAAAATGAGAGAATGTTATCTGAGATAATTGATCAACTAAAAAAATGGGGCATAAGAAGCTCTATTTTCATTGAGCCAAATATTTCAATGATGGATGGGGCAAAGCTGTGTGGAACTGATAGGGTAGAGTTATATACTGAAATGTATGCGTCTTCTTTTCTTCAGAGTCATGAGCGCGCCATAAAAGAGTATAAAAATTCTGCTGATCATGCTAACTCAATAGGCCTAGGAGTTAATGCAGGACATGATCTTGATCTTAAGAATATTAGTTTCCTCAAAAGGGAGCTTCCGTATTTGAAAGAAGTATCTATTGGACATGCGCTTGTTTGTGATGCACTTTATTATGGGTTGGAAAATACGATTCAGATGTATATCAGAGAATTAGACAGATAA